A segment of the Capricornis sumatraensis isolate serow.1 chromosome 8, serow.2, whole genome shotgun sequence genome:
CGGCAGATGGTAGGGGACACGGCCACTGTCTCCACATTGGCCACGGTTGTAGGGCAGCCAAACACTCCTGTGGGGGAGGAGGATGAGAACCCAGTGGATGTCACATCCCTGGGGGCtcggtggcaaagaatccacctgccaacgcaggagatgtggcttcaaTCCCACGTGCCgggggggcaactaagcctgtgcgccacagctactgagcctgtccCCCAGGGCCCAGGAGCTCCACCACTGAAGCCGCACGCCCTAGAGCTTGTGCTTGGCAGCAAGAGAGGCCATCATGATGAAGTGGCCCCGTTTGCCACAAGGAGAGAAAAATCTGcgcggcaacgaagacccagcacagccaaaaacaattttttttttaaaaaaaggaaacaaaccagTGGCTGCTGGAGGTTGGGGACAGTTGGGGCGGGTCTCCTGGAGGTGGCATCTGTCCAGGGTCTGCTTCTGGGGCAGAGAGCCCTGCTTCCACCCCTGTGTGACTCTCATCCCCTGGGAGCCCGATTCCAGCTGTGCTGCGTCTCCACCACCCTGCCCCAAGTTCCCGGCGGGTGGGAGCACATCCGGGTGTGTGGCCTGTGTCCTGGGGCAGGGTGAGACTCCGGGGGCACTGGTGCAGCCGCTATGTTGTTCCCACCTACTCTCGGTGTCAGGCCCCCCAGTGCAGAAGGGACTCAGAAATTCCCCAAGAATGATCAGTGGCGACCTGAAGCCAGATCCCAGATTCCACAGGACAAGGCCCGGGATGAGGCCAGGCGCCAAGTCGTACCCACGTCTGCAGGGAAGGGTGGCTTCAGGCGGGGCTTGCCCTGTTTGCCCTCGATGGACTCGATGAGCGCGGTCTCCTCCCCGCAGATGTAGGCCCCGGCCCCACGCACCACAAACACATCGAAATCGTAGCCGGAGCCGCAGGCATTCTTGCCAATCAGACCAGCCTCGTAGGCCTCTCGGATGGCTACCTGTGGGACAGGGGTGTACGGACACGGTCCCCACGAGCCCAGGAACACTGCATGTGGGAGGGCGGGGTATAGGCCCAGGGAGCCCGTCACCATAGTCCAGGGCCAAGCTCCCTCTGGACACAGGCAGAAGACGTGCTGGGAGAAGGGTGGGGATGTTTACAATGTGTGTGCTGCTTGTGTAATAACATTTACCAAATTCTCCaactatatgtattttttaaagactttaaggaaataatgaaaatttcagCAAGTAGTTTCTCTAGGTAGCCAGTCTATGGGAGATTTTTCTTTGGCGTGTGTGTGAATTCCTGTCTTTACAATGAGTGAGTACTGCTTCTGAGTAGAGGAAAAGACCCTAGAGGCTGAGTTTTAAATATGTAATAACATACATAATGCTACCATGTGCCAGGTTATGAACCTAATAGAAAGGTGAGGCTCAGGCCCTGGACAATTACTACAGGCATCAGTGGGCTGAAAATTACCGACACAACCTCTTGacccttcagaaaaaaaaaccccacgtGTTGAGTTCTCCAgcctacccccaccccaggagccctcccccactccaggAAGACTTCCCAGGCTAAGGCTCTGGGACACAGAGCGAGACGGAGGCTTTGGGGTGCACGTCCCACTCAGGACACAGGCCAGCTCGAGAGATCCCCACCCTCCCAGCGTGACTCCAGATAGATCCCACATGAGAACCTAAGAAGAACTCTGCCTGGATTGGGGCATGTAAGTGCCCGCTCAGCACCTGGCCCTCCCCCTGCTCACCTGCAGATTGGAGGCCTCGTTGTAGAACTCCCCGCGGATGTAGATGTAGGCAGCGCGAGCGCCCATGGCCCGGCCCCCTACTAGGCAGCCTTCCACCAGCTTGTGGGGGTCGTGGCGGATGATCTCTCGGTCCTTGCAGGTGCCTGGCTCCCCCTCATCGGCATTCACCACCAGATACTTGGGCCTGCGGGGGCCAGCAGGTCAGTTGGGCTACAGAGCCACCAGGCTCAGGCCTTCAACCGTATTCCACCCCACTCCACCAGGAAACCTCAAAGAGGTTTTATCTGACAGCCAATCCTTCTCTGTCCTTGCAACAAGTCCCCAGGGCTCTGCTTGCTCACCACAACCGACGGGGAGCTCACTACCTAGTCCACACTGGGGCAGCTATGACCACAGGCAAGGTCTTGGTTCTATTCAGCCCAAATGCCTCTCCCAGTGCTTTCTCAAGAGCCCAAATCTGCTTTTGGTCACAATGAGCATTCTGTGAACCTCCATCGTATATCTGAAGCCAAAAGGAGGCAGAGCTGACATTTATCATTTACTTTCTACATGCAGATCAAAGGGCAGGCCAAAAGCTGGTAGGCACAGTATCTCTTTAATCCCTGCACAACACAATAcacattttacaaaacagaatacTGAGGTTTAGAAAGGCCAGGAGATTGCCCAAAACTATATGattaaatggcagagccaggaatCGATCAATTAAGTCTGCTGGGTTAAACTCTTGTGTAGACTCTGCTGCCCCTCAAGACTCCCCTGAGGAAGACGATGGAACCGAGTCCCTGCTACTGGAGCTCTGGTAAGGTTTTCCCACTTCGTTCACTCCTGGTTTCCAAGGAAACAGCCCCAAGGCCCAGGTAAGTCCCAGCCACCCCGAGGTGCAACTCCATTTTTGCCTGCCTATACACACCTGCCATCTGAGGGCTTATTCATGAAGCTCCATTTAAGGCCAGTGGGGAAGCCAGCACCTCCACGGCCCCGCAAGCCCGACGTCTTGACCTCACCCAGGATCCAGTCAGGCCCCTTCAGCAGAATCTCCTTCGTCTTGTACCAGTCACCTCGACTCTGGGCACCTTTAAGCCTGGACAGGGTGGGGAAGGCAGTGAAGAGGAGGCCCTGCCTGGGGACCCACCAGCCTAAGGGCACCATCTCACCTCCAGTCATGGCGGCCATACAGGTTGGTGAAGATCCGGTCTTCATCCTTCAGTGAGCCAAATGAGGTTTTCTTGGGTGCTGTCTGGGGACACAGAGAGTCAGTATGCCCAGCAGAGCTCTGGGATTATGAGGGGCAGGCCAGGAGCTACAGATTTTTGAGTCCCCTAATTAAGGAGGGTTGGATTGGGAGGAGGGCAAGGGCCAAAGCTTCAGAACCCTTCGTAGGGTCATAACTACCAAAACCACTTAGTAAGCACTTTCTGTTAGCAGGCACTAGCCTAAGCTTTTTATATCCAAgatctcatttcattctcataaCCCTGAGATAGGAATGATTtcctccatttcacagaagaggaaacaagaCTCAGAGCAAAATGAGCTTACAAAAGGCAAACAGCCTGAAGGAGCAGGTGGAATTTAATCACGGGTCTGTCTGTGGCCAAAGCCCACAAAGGATCCACAGCACAGACTACCGCCCTGAGCCCAGCGTGATGTCACGtccatttatttacttgtctGGCTCTGCTGGACCAAAACTTAATTTGGCCAAAGTCTTGCTTATATGACTAAACTCTGCTGGAGACAAAATGTGTTTTCTGAAGGAAGAGGAATGCTTCACTGGGGATGGGACACAAGATGATGGCGGGAGACCCGCTCGGGATAAAACTTGAGGAGAGATGGCTCTGGAATCCCATGAGACAAAGAGAACCACAGCTGAGGGCTAAGGGGACCTGGCTTCCAGACACCCAACCCTTTAAGGGCCAATACAGGGAGCAGAACTTTGAACGAGGAATGAGGAGGCACACGGCCCTCTCCAAAGCTGTTTCTGCATCCGTAAAATGGGGTAATGACTCCTTCACGAGCTACAAGGTTGTAGTGAGGAAGGAATGAGAGAGACAAGGACGCTTTGCCACCTGCAAAATTTTCCGTTAGGTCGCGCAGTTGTTAAATAAGGGGAAGCCAAGGAACCGGAGGGTTAGGGGGCAGGGGAGAGTCAGCCTCCCGTTTGGGACCCGTCCCCTTCTACATCGGCAATCTTCCTGTCAGACGAGAGAGACGAGAGGCTTCTCCAGAAGGCACTACGGACCCAGGCATGGCGCGCGCAGACGCGACAGCGAGACCCGGCCCGCGAGCGCCCCTGGACGAGCCAGGTCGGGCCTCACCGTGTCGCCGCTGAATCGCACAGACACCCGCACGGGGAGCGACCCGCCGAGCAGCCGCCGTGCCGCCAGCAtcgcggggcggggcggagagAGGCAAGCCGGTCACCGCCCGCTGTCACCTTCACAGCTCTGAGGCTCAGGACCCGGCAGGACCAAGACGCTAGGCGGCGCACAGGAAGAACGTCACACGCGCCCTGACGCCGGGGCGCGCCCCAACTTCCCCGCGCCGCTCCCGCCCCGCCCTTGGCCCCGCCTCCTCGAGGAAGCGCGGAGGGGCCGGAAGTGCTCTGTCTGGCGCTGAGGCTGCTGGGAGATGTAGTCCCGTGGGCCTCCAGACCGCCTTTCTCCTGCCGCGGGCCTGGCGTTTATTTACTGTCTTGCCCGCCTGCTCTGTTCTTTCGCATTTGCCTCCGGACTCTCAGCCTTTGAGCCAGCTATGCAGCTGCACCCTCCTGCCTGCCTTGTACGGCTCTAGCCCTGTCCCAGCCCTGCCAGACTGTGAATTTCCCCCCACCTACCGCGGGCACCCGTGGGCTCAGGGAAGTAGGGAGGCGGGGCAGGAGAGGGGTCTGGGGCAAAGTCTCCCAGAGGAGGGGTGTCTAGAGTTCTAGGTTGGGGTGAAGCCAAGAGGGTGGAGATGGTCATCGGGCGGCACATCCTCTCCCCGGTGCTGCTGCACTCTCCGCACCATCTCTCCCGCGGCGCGGGTCAGGAGAGTTCGGCATTTGGCGCTACTGCTCAAGATCCTGGCGTGGTCCCCGCTGCCTTGGCAACCTGGCCCTGGCCTGGATGGAAGTACTCTGCCCCTCCCGCGCAGGGTCTTCTGGCCCAGGCCACGTCACGCCCCCTTCTCCCCAGGACCTCTTCCGCTTGGGACTTTAGGGCCTTTCtgtccccaacacacacacacacacacacacgccccgcccccccccccccccccccccccactccgcgccgaccatcaccaacaccaccagGCTCCAGTGACCTGAGAAGGTCTTTTGATCTTTGCCTTCGCCTGAAGTCTCCGAAGCTTGATTAACTTTTCAATCAGTTTGTCAGTTCTCTGGAACGCTGTGGCTCTGAGTCCCAAGACGTCTGTTTGGGTCTTCTCTCCCCAGCTCCTCTATTCTCTTATCCTGTGgtcatcctttttaaaaaaaatttatttatttattttggctgcactgggtcttccttgctgtgcacaggcttcctctagttgcagggagcagggctgtTCTCTAGTCGAGTGCTCAGACTTCCCCTtatggtggcctctcttgtttcgGAGCcggggctctagggcactcggggtgcagtagttgtggctcacaggtgCCTTAGTTGTcccatgcatgtgggatcttcctggaccagggtcccctgcattggaaggcggattctgaaccactggaccactagggaagacccATCCTTTCTTATCTCAAGAAATGTGCTATTTACAAAGTAATAGGCCCTTAATTTCTCATATATTTCCCACAGTAGCCCCAGATACTGTTAAGTCCATTTTCTCCACGAAGAAAAGGGAGGGCCATGGTGGTTTCATCTCTTGTCCAGGGGCGTGAAGCTGCTGCGTGTAGAGCTGGAAACCGACCCAGGCCATTCTTCCTTTGCAGAGCGCCCCAGACACAGCAGACACACAGAGCAGCTGGCACATACATGACAATCCTTGCCAGGTGTCAGTGGTGTTTCCAAAAGAAGAGGCAAGAGCTGGGGCACCTTGTCTGAGGGCTCCCAGAGGGGTGGGgcagccccaggcccagggcccagcagTCCTGactcccacccccaggccccctcTCCCGGACAGGAAAAGAGATTGTCCAGTCAGAGCTGGGGATTACACAGCTAATCCGGGGCTCAGACCCGAGTCCGTGGATCCCTCCCTCTGGGCTGGCAGAAGTGGGGCAGGATGGAGCCGGAGGGTGGGTTCTCTCCTCATCCCTGCCTAGCTGGGTCAGGGGAACACACAGCCATGGGGAGAAGGCAGCCCGGGGATGCTGCAGATGGGAGGTGCTGGGCACGGGGTGATGGGAAAGTAAGAACAACGGGCAGGGCCCCCAGATCATCCCACGCCAGGCTCGGTGCCAAGCACTTGCCATGTGTTATCTCCTTAATCCTCCCTCAACCCAGAGCGTAGGAATGACGAGCCCCTGTTTTCAGAAAAGGACAGAGAGTATTAGCCACGCGGAGTGGCCTGCCTAGGACAGCACAGTGGCCAGAACTCGGCCTGAGGTCTCCTGATCCTCAGTCCCCACCCATCCAGAGACCACGCGTGCCAGGCTCCACTGggtatcacctcctccaggaagccctcttcaAAGGCATCCCAGACCCTGGCTCTCGGCTATCTCATCCTGCACCACTGTCTCCCCTGCCAGCCCCCAGGCCAGAAACTGGGAGGCATCCAGGATGCCTCGTTGTCCCCAGATCCACTGCATCCTGCCAGCCCTGCCTTCTGAGCACACCCCGTCCCCGTGCCTTCAGGGCCCACCCCACGGCCATGACCCATCAGCTTTCATCTGGAATTTTGCAAAGCCTCCTTGAGGTCTCCCAGCCTCAAGTCTTTGCCCTGCAATCACTTCTTCGCACCATGGAACGAGCAGGACTGTTGTAAACCTGGGATCCGTCTTGCTCCTCCCCTGCCTGAGATCCCTCGTGGTTCCCCATGTCCTCAGGAAGAAACCCAAGCCCCCAGGCATGGCACTCAGAGCCCAACTCAGCTTGGCTGGCTCTGCCCATGCCAGCTGGCTTTGCACCGGGGAAtctgtcttcctcctcttcctcctccacctcctcctccccagagGATCCCTTTGGATGTCACCTCCCAGGAAGCTTTTTTCCACCACTTCATACAACTCTTGCACAACTACTGCCATGGGACCAGCGTGACTACAGCTTGATCTGATCTTCCGTTTTCTCCAACCCCCAGGACAGAGCTTCTCCCGGGAGGGGCTTACTCAATATTGTAATCtaattttttatttggaaaatgaaaaaactagatgcttttcctttgttggaaatttaagaaatacaaaatagcaaaaagagaGTAGTAACAAGAGGAAGTTGTAACAtgttttcaggggcttcccaggtggcgctagtgataaagaactgccttcctggtcgggaagatcccctggaggagtgcatggcaacccactctagtattcatgcctggagaatcccatggacagaggagcctggtgggcatggTCTGTAGAGTCgccaacagtcagacacgattgaagcgacttagcatgcatgccacGTGTTTTCATTGCCCTGACTTAGTCCCTATtagtatttttgttattttggctgtgctgtgtagcatgcagaatctttattCCCCCGCCAGATATTGAACCTGtacccactgcagtggaagtgtggggtctttacctctggaccaccagggaaattatttttgcttctttccattgttttctagATGGTTAAAAAACATTTCACAGTAGCATATgaatatgtgctaagtcacttccgtcatgtccaactctgtgaccccatggactatagcccgctaggctcctctgtctgtgggattctccaggcaagaatactggagtgggtttccaagccctcctccagggaatcttcccagcatATGAATATACTGACCCTTAAAAATTTAgactttaatagaaaaaaaactaAAGTGCCTCTACTCCAGAGCCAAATACTATTTAATCCAATATTATcttaaatcctttttaaaaaaaaaaagcagctttatttgtacATCATTTACCTGCAGAAAAATGAGTGtttagtgtttttatttgtaGAAACAGTGTCTAACTATAACATGATCTTTCACCCTGCTTTTTCAATCAAAACTGTGCTTGAGAGTAGTCCATTTTACAAATAGATTTAGAAACCTAATTATCTACAGGTTACACCAGAGCATCAAGGttaaagacctggattcaaaaTCCTGCTTTCCCCCACTTACTTCCTGTGTAGTTTTATGACCCATGCCTCTATTGGGAAATTAGGATCACATACATCCTAAAAGAGCACTGTTAGGGTTGAGGAAAGTAAATGAGCAGTGCCTGACACAACGCCCTAAGAATGTTCAGTTAAAGGCACTGGGTTAGATTAAATAGATTAATTCAGAAAATCCGTATCTTTACATTATTGAGTCTTCCCATCCAGCCATGTGATATGGtctcatttttttcagatatcCTAGGtcctttagaattttaaaaaattccacacATTGTAAAATACAGGAATTTTATGAGATGTTTTTGTGATCTCTGTTCTGATAACATTTTCCAATTGACTGTTGTTTGTAAACACcacgctcagtcgcttcagtcgcgtccagctctttgtgaccccatggcctgtagcctcccaggctcctgtgtccatgggatttttctaggcaagaatcctggaatgggtagccatttcctcctccaggggatcttcctgacccagggattgaactggtatctcctgtgtctcctgcatcacaggcagatttttttttaccactgagccatggatGTTTGAGTTTAGTACAGTGTTATTTTGCTGTAGTTGATTTTACATCTGGAACCCTTCATGGAATTCTCCGTAAGAAAGTTTGTCCATTGAAGCTCTTCTATTTTCTGTGCTGATGATTGTATTATTGAGAAATGATGAGTCTAGCATGTTTCTAATGTCAGGTtctactttcttttcttatttcatcAACTAAGAGCTTCAGAATAAGATTGAATAGTGTAgtaggccacctcatgtgaagagttgactcattggaaaagactctgatgctgggaaaaattgagggtaggaggagaaggggacgacagaggatgagatggttggatggcatcactgactccagggacatgagtttgagcaagctcagggagatagtgaaggacagggaagcctgatgtgctgcagtccattggggttgcaaagagtcagacacaacttagcagctgaacaacagagcTTCCTTATATGGGGTGTAACTTTAATTGGAGTGGTAAAAGCTTAATATTGAAATCTCCAATTGCATTTGTTAGaatttttgtttctccttttcacTTCGTGTGCCTTTAGATTTCCTTAGACCAGCACCTTTTAACTGGCAGCTCAGAACCAGAATTCCTGCCCTAAGTGTCTATTTCCCTCCTAATTAGTAATAGCTGCTCGTGACAATGAAAGCAGAGTGACTGCAGAAAAGAACCACCGATGCAGGTGCAAAAGGAGATGGAAttctaagctgctgctgctaagttgcttcagtcgtgtccgactctgtgcgaccccatcgacggcagcccaccaggctcctctgtccctgggattctccagacaggagtactggattgggttgccatttccttctccaatgcatgaaagtgaaaagtgaaagtgaagtcgctcagtcgtgtccgactcctatcgaccccatggactgcagcccaccaagctcctccatccgtgggattttccaagcgagagtactggagtgggttgccattgccttctcctggaatGCTAAGCAATAACACCTAAAAACCTTTCTAGATAAAGTTGAAGTCTGGAAATATTCACAAGAGCATCAACCCTAGTCTTTTCTCCAACAGGCTTTATTGCCTTTTTCTGTCACAGGTctggatgcttccctggtggctcagtggtaaagaccccacctgcaatgcagggaatgtgagtcaggaagatcccctggaggaggaaatggcaacccactccagtgttcttgcctgggaaatcccatggacagaggaacctggcgtgctacagtccatggggtcaccaaggagtcggatatgacttggcgactaaacaatcAATAGCGATAATCAGATCATCTTCTTCCCTAGTCAATCAGAGGTGTGACCTTGAACCTCCCAATGGTTTGCTTCCAAACCATGCagtgggtgggaggagggtggaTCTGGGCAATAATATTTGGATTGCTCTATCAGATCTGGGCATGGTTTTGAaatagaaacatctatttctgctttattgactatgccaaagcctttgactgagtggatcacaagaaactgtggaaaattctgaaagagatgggaataccaggccacctcatctgcttcttgagaaatctgtatgcaggtcaggaagcaacaggtagaactggacatggaacaacagactggttccaaataggaaaaggagtatgtcaaggctgtctattgtcaccctgcttatttaacttatatgcagagtacatcatgagaaacgctggactggaagaaacacaagctggaatcaagattgccgggagaaatatcaataactcagatatgcagatgacaccacccttatggcagaaagtgaagaggagctaaaaagcctcttgatgaaactgaaagaggagagtgaaaaagttggcttaaagctcaacattcagaaaacgaagatcatggcatccagtcccatcacttcatgggaaatagatggggaaacagtggaaacagtgtcagactttatattttggggctccaaaatcactgcagatggtgactgcagccatgaaattaaaagacgcttactccttggaagaaaagttatgaccaacctagatagcatattcaaaagcagagacattactttgccaactaatgtccatctaatcaaggctatggtttttccagtagtcatgtatggatgtgagagttggactgtgaagaaggctgagcaccgaagaattgatggttttgaactgtggtgttggagaagactcttgagagtcccttggactgcaaggagatccaaccaattcaaccagaaggagatcagccctgggatttctttggaaggaatgatgctaaagttgaaactccagtactttggccacctcacacaaagagttgactcattggaaaagactctgatgctgggagggattgggggcaggaggagaaggggacgacagaggatgagatggctggatggcatcactgactcgatggccgtgagtctgagtgaactctgggagttggtgatggacagggaggcctggcgtgctgcgattcatggggttgcaaagagtcggagacgactgagtgactgaactgaactgaactgaccagatCTGGGCATGGTTTTGTTAGTTGCCTCAGGGCACCTTTGAAATGGATTTCTCCTCCAGTTAGGCAGGATTGTAAATGTCCTGAAGACTTTGGCCCATTTATTATTTGAAAACAAGCATGTGGTGtgggcaaaaggaaaaagaaagctaagtgtGACGATTGTCAAGACAGCCTGTTAGTATGAAGTTTGCTGAGGCTTTTGATAGAGACCTTGACttacttccctgttggctcagatggtaaagcgtctgcctacaatgtgagagacctgggttcgatccctgggttgggaaggttcccaggagaaggaaatggcaccccactccagtactcttgccttgaaaatcccatggatggaggagcttggtgcaggctactatccatggggtctcaaagagtcggcaagactgagcgacttcactttcactttcttgattgtATTAAGGCTCAGTGTCACTGAATGCTTCTTCTGCATCTGAGATGATCGTATTGTGTTTCTTCTGTCTTCTTAATTACATCAATCTTTTTTCTAATCTACTGAGTTATTTTTGACCTAAAGGGATGGCACAGTGAGGTCTCTAAGAGGACAGTTTGGATCTTCCGTTCTATCACCTACCAGCTGCCTGGCATCAGACAAGtttcttgacctctctgtgcttcctgactAGTTACAGTAGTGACCTGCTTTAATCTCTGTGAAGTCCTTACGTTGGGGCCCCGAACATTGTAAGCGCTCTCTGTTTGCTgttctcattttttattattcCAGGGACAAGGCTTTTGGTCATGCTGTCATATTTTTTCACTGGATTGATAGCTGTGGTGCAcccctttcctccttttcctataCACTGCAGGAGTTTTCTGAGGGTGACTTTTAAGTCATCATTTCCTGAAGCATCACTAGGACTCATTGTAAGGCCATCTGGAGCTAAGGCCTCTGCTTAGGGGTGAGCTGactactgtttccatttcttttatggccatttgtttatttccttgAGCCAGTTTTGAACAcctatattttaaagaatgttttcttCATGGATTGTCCctttttctaatataaaatatttctctgcttttaacaACTTTGCCTTGAGGTCTAGGGTCTCTGATATTACTATTGCTACCTaagctttctttttattagtatttggggttttcttttctttctttcttttcttttttttttggctgtgctgtgtggcataagggatcttaattccctgaccagcgatAGAACCTGTTAGCCCTGCATTGGGAatacagtcttagccactggaacaccagggaaatccctgggatttttttgtttttattttccatctttctctTGTTTTGGGGATGACTATAAAAACAACCTAtaattaacttttcattttgttttactttaaccCAATGtcactgtcttttaaaaagagtatGACCTATTTACATTTATTGGTATTTCCACTGGAACATATATCTGCCATATTATATTATGTTTTCTATTTAGCATTCTATCtcaatttctttttcatctgttttctgaACTTCTATTGAATTAATTGAGTTTTCTTTGTGCTATTCCATTCTTCCCCAGTATTGGTTTCAAagttatacattttatttctatttttagtggTTTCCCTTACATTTTTAACACTCAGACagaaatttccttttccagcaAAACTATTCTAAATGTCTATCCTCCTGCTGAATTGAAACAAAAACAGGTGGTACTGTGTCTCTCTGTACTTCCTTCTATCACAAATTCTGCATCCCTGTTTTCTGGGTTGGCCCTATTTATGACCTGGCAGGGAGGGCATTTCTGGCACCAGGCTTCATGCTCTTGGTGGAGACCTGGCCTCCACCACTGAAGCCTCTCAGTCTTGTTCACCAGCGCTGGTTGCAGACTGAAGATTTGGCCCCAGGCCCTGTGCGTTCAGCTTGGCTGTGTTCCCGCTTCCTGGCTGAGTCACAAGGCTTCAGCTCCCACCCCAGGCCAGGGGTTCCTTcctatttctttccttcaaagAGATCCTTGTTTCGAGTCTATACAGAATTCCCTTGGTCATTTCTGTGCGATTGGAATGTCACTACTAAtgctttttgtttccttctctgtttctttgagaGCGAAACGGTGCATCTTCGGTTCTACTCTCATATCTTCGACTGGATATCTCCCtatttttttcccactaattTAAACTTGAGAAAGTAAAGTCAATCAGCCTTCGCTGGTGAGGTACACTTAGGACACCGTGA
Coding sequences within it:
- the NDUFV1 gene encoding NADH dehydrogenase [ubiquinone] flavoprotein 1, mitochondrial isoform X2; translation: MLAARRLLGGSLPVRTAPKKTSFGSLKDEDRIFTNLYGRHDWRLKGAQSRGDWYKTKEILLKGPDWILGEVKTSGLRGRGGAGFPTGLKWSFMNKPSDGRPKYLVVNADEGEPGTCKDREIIRHDPHKLVEGCLVGGRAMGARAAYIYIRGEFYNEASNLQVAIREAYEAGLIGKNACGSGYDFDVFVVRGAGAYICGEETALIESIEGKQGKPRLKPPFPADVGVFGCPTTVANVETVAVSPTICRRGGAWFASFGRERNSGTKLFNISGHVNNPCTVEEEMSVPLKELIEKHAGGVTGGWDNLLAVIPGGSSTPLIPKSVCETVLMDFDALIQAQTGLGTAAVIVMDRSTDIVKAIARLIEFYKHESCGQCTPCREGVDWMNKVMARFVRGDARPAEIDSLWEISKQIEGHTICALGDGAAWPVQGLIRHFRPELEERMQRFAQQHQARQAAS
- the NDUFV1 gene encoding NADH dehydrogenase [ubiquinone] flavoprotein 1, mitochondrial isoform X1 produces the protein MLAARRLLGGSLPVRVSVRFSGDTTAPKKTSFGSLKDEDRIFTNLYGRHDWRLKGAQSRGDWYKTKEILLKGPDWILGEVKTSGLRGRGGAGFPTGLKWSFMNKPSDGRPKYLVVNADEGEPGTCKDREIIRHDPHKLVEGCLVGGRAMGARAAYIYIRGEFYNEASNLQVAIREAYEAGLIGKNACGSGYDFDVFVVRGAGAYICGEETALIESIEGKQGKPRLKPPFPADVGVFGCPTTVANVETVAVSPTICRRGGAWFASFGRERNSGTKLFNISGHVNNPCTVEEEMSVPLKELIEKHAGGVTGGWDNLLAVIPGGSSTPLIPKSVCETVLMDFDALIQAQTGLGTAAVIVMDRSTDIVKAIARLIEFYKHESCGQCTPCREGVDWMNKVMARFVRGDARPAEIDSLWEISKQIEGHTICALGDGAAWPVQGLIRHFRPELEERMQRFAQQHQARQAAS